The Pseudomonas sp. IB20 region AGGGTCAGCAGTCGACTGGCGCGACGCTCGGCCAAAGGGTGGCGAGCGATCAGCGAATCAGGGAGCTCAAAAGTAAAGTCAGCAACGCGCATGATGGGGTTCGTCTAGCAGGGCCGGGAAGTCTAGCGGAAATAGTGAAAATAGACCATGAAACGTGATTGACCAACGGTAATCTCATCTCTATACTTCGCCGCCATTGAGCCCTGATGGCGGAATTGGTAGACGCGGCGGATTCAAAATCCGTTTTCGAAAGAAGTGGGAGTTCGATTCTCCCTCGGGGCACCATCTTAAAGAAAGACCTTGAAATTCAAGGTCTTTTTTTTCGCCTGTAAAAAAGTGAGTATGCGCAGGCCAACGCAGACGTTGAGGAGCCGAGACCATGGAATTGACGCTGGAAGCTGTTGCGCTTTTTGCTCTCAAGCTGGTGCATGAGACCGAAGGCGCGAGCCCGGTTCTGCGGGATGACCTGGTCATGGATGGGTATGAGCGCGAGGTGTTTGGGTTGTTGGTGCGCCAAGGGGATTTGGCCACGATTCAACGCAAGCTTGATGAGTGCATTGCCCAGACCTTGAATACCTTAGGCGGCGCCGACACCGTACTCGGTCGCGAGCTGCATAAGCTGGCCACTGATGTGCAACAGGCCCCCAGCCTTGATGAGCTAAGCCCGCCGCTGACCACCCTCAAGGACTATCTGAAAGATATCCAGTGAATCAATGATCAACACACCGGCCAAGTAAACCATCAGCACCGCAACACCAGCGTCCAAGCATCGCCAGACCACGGGCGCGCGAAACAGCCAGGTCAAACGCTGACATCCCAACGCCAACAGCACAAACCACACCAACGATGCCGTCATGGCCCCTGTCGCGAACAGGGCTTGTTGGCCTGCGGGTTTGGCCGCACCGATAGAGCCGATCAGCACCACCGTATCCAGCCAGGCGTAGGGGTTGGCGAAGCCGAGCACTATCGCCGTGCGTAACAGCCCGCGTTGCGAATTGCCGCCTTGAGTGTCCGGCATGGACTGGTTGCGGATGCAGGCCAGCAAGCGCTGACCACCGAACCACAGCAGATAGGCCGCGCCGGACAAAAGCATTATCGCCATCACCGCCGGCCAACTTTCCAGCACAGACCCTAACCCCGTCACGCCGATAGCGATCAGGAGGATATCGGCCAGCACACAAATAGCGACCACCCACCAGATGGGACCACGGCCGACACCTTGGCGGATTACCAAGGTGTCTTTTGGGCCGGGGGCGGCGAACAGTCCGATGCCCAGGAGCAAACCTTCAAGGTACAGGGCGTTGAAGTGTGGAAACATGGAATGTTCGAGTCCGCGAGCGATAGATTACACGTTGCGGCGGGCAGGTTGTCCTTTTTAGCTAACAACGTAACGACTTTCACCAAGGATTGGGGATGAGTAATCAACTATGAGCATCAAGACGCGCGACACCCTCCGAGCGCTGGTCGTACGACGCAGCCGGGAACTGGGCAAATCCATGACCACCCTGGCCAAGGAAGCGGGCATATCCAGAACCTACCTCTACGGGTTGGCCGGTGGCGCCTCTAAAGATCCCTCGGTGCGCACACTGATCAAGTTGGCCAAGGCGCTTCACGTTTCACCGCTGCTACTGTTCCGCTACTTCGCCGATTTGGCAGGCGCTCCGGTTGACGCTCACTCGATGGCTACCACCAACCGTGCTATCGGCCTGCTAGCCCCCAACGACGTTGCCGTCTTCAACGCAGACGTCACCACGCCAGACCAAACCGTCGTGTTACCCGGTGAGACGTTTCAGAAGACCTGGGAGATCCAAAACCTCGGCACCCGCCCCTGGCGCGGCCGCAAGTTGGTGCGAGTAGACGGCGAATACGTGATCGCCCGACGCACCGCCACGGGTGCGCCATTGGAAGTGGTGATGGACACACACCTGCGCAGCCTGAACAACGAAATCCCGATTGCCGACACACTGCCCGGCCAGCCGGTGCACCTCACGGTGGAATTCGCCGCGCCCAAGGAAACCTGCACCGTCACGTCGATCTGGCGGATCGAGGATGAACACGGCCAGCCTTGCTACGGCCCCGCCTTCATCCTGCATGTGATCGTCAACGTCATGGCCCGCTGAGTACCTACCCGCTAACCGCCATACGCACCGCCAAGCCCATCAGCACCGAGCCCATCAGCCAACGCTGCGCCACCTGCCAACCCGGCCGGGTGACGAAGAACACCGCGATAGAGCCCACCATGATGGCGATCACCGAGTTAACGCTCACGCTGATGGCAATCTGCGTAAAACCCAGGATCAGCGACTGCGTCAGCACACTGCCATGGCCGTTCGGGTCGATGAACTGCGGCAACAACGACAAATACATCACCGCCACTTTGGGGTTCAGCAGGTTGGTCACCAAGCCCATCATGAACAGCTTGCGCGGGCTGTCCTGGGGCAAGTCCCGCACTTGAAAGGGCGAACGGCCACCCGGCTTCACGGCCTGCCAGGCGAGGTACACCAGATACACTGCACCACCGAGCCGCAGCACGTCGTACGCAAAGGGCACCGCCATCACCAACGCGGTGATGCCCAATGCTGCGCAAAACATATAAACCAGAAAACCCAACGCAACACCGCCGAGCGATATCAACCCGGCCTTACGCCCCTGGCAAATCGAGCGGGAAATGAGGTAAATCATATTCGGCCCGGGCGTGAGCACCATGCCGAGTGAGATCAGGCCATAAGCAAGCCAGCTGGACAGCTCGGGCATGGTGTCGCTCCTTAAGGTGTGTGCTGGGCGCCATGGTAGGGCGTTGAACAGCAGGCCGTTAGATACAGATCCGCGAGCAAAACGTCATACACACACGCAGGCGGTTACCGCCCCATTCACCCAAGGACAGGCACATGATCGACTTCAACAACAAAGGCTTCTTCAAACTCAAGCAAAACAACGAATACGCCGAACGCGTATCAGCCCTGCTGCTCGACGGCGAAGAAGTCATCGACGCCTACAAAGCCATGCGCGATGGCGTGGTCTTCACCACCAAACGCATCATCGCGGTGAACGTGCAGGGGATTACCGGCAGCAAGAAGGACTTCACCTCGCTGCCGTACAAAAACATCGTCGCGTACTCGGTGGAAACGTCCGGCACGTTTGATCTGGATTCGGAGCTGGAGATTTACTTTTCGTCGCTGGGGAAAGTGAAGTTTGAATTCACCGGGAAGACTTCGATTGTGGAGATCTCGCGGATCATCTCCAAACACTTGCTGGGCTGATCCCTTGTGCGCTTATTGTTTCTCAGTTGCTCAAGCCTGTCGCTCGGAAGCCCGCGACAGACAACGCAATTGACTGAAACAAGACTGCACAGGGAACTGTAGGCCTCAGCGGTACCACACAATGGTTCCTATAGCCTTTGGGTGATAAGTCTTTTGGTCAACGCTCCCAGTCTCCTTCAACCGTTCCATAGCGCCACCTACGCGGACAACGCCTCAAGCCCTGAGGCGCAGTCTGTCAGCCCGATACGAACCAAGCGCAACGTGATCGACAAAACCAAGCTCTGGCCCAATGGTTCGACGCTCAAGATAGCGCTCTATGACGTTAACGAGGAGGAGGCAAAGGCGATAAAGGATGCGATCAACGAATGGAAGCCTTACGTCAATCTCAAGTTCGATTTCGTCCTGGGCGAGGAAGGCGACATCCGTATCGCTCTCAACCATATCAATAACACCTACGGCACTGCGGCAGGAATAGACGCGAAAAAAATACCGCCACACCTGCCCACAATGATCCTGCTGGACGACATCCACTCACCCAAATTCCGCTTCGTGGCGCTGCATGAGTTCGGGCATGGCTTGGGCGCAATGCATGCTCACCAACACCCCGACTCAGGCATTCCTTGGGACAGGCAGAAGGCGTATGACCACCTGCTCAAGCGCTATGGTTGGACCCAGGATCTCGTCGACAAAAATATCTTGCCCTTGGAACGCAGTGATAAGTACAGCTACCAACCTTACGACGGCGATTCGATAATGCATTACGAGGTCACCGACGACTGGACATCCGGCGGCTGGGGTCAATCGGAAAACTGGGACATCAGCGACGGCGATAAAGCCCAAATGCAAGAGGCTTACCCCAAGCCAAAGCCACCTGTTCCGGCGCCTCTTTCCAAAGCGTTGCTTAGCGCCCGATTTGATGAGCCAACACAATCGCTGACCGAGTGATGCCGGGCGAGTTTTTACCGACGCTTTGACTAACCGCTCGGCAAAAAAAGACCTTGGCGTCCCAAGGTCTTTTTTACTGCTAACACGGTTCAGCGGGTGCACCACGATCCAAATGTGGGAGCTGGCTTGCCTGCGAAGACGCCAGCCGCCATACCCTCAAACCAGCCGCTTACACACCAACGGCCTCCCCCTCCTCCATCACCCCATTCGGCAACATCCCATTGGCCAAATCATCCACCACCGCCTTCGCCATCTCCCCCAAATAATGCGCCGCCCAGGCGTAACGGTCTGCGCTCTTGTCCATGGCTGCATCCAACGCGAGCATTTTGGAGCAGTGAAGCAGCTCGGAGGCATGCTCCAGGGCGTCGCGAATGGGTACGCCGGAGTTGACGCGGAATAGGCGGTGGAGGTTGGGCTGTTCGCCGCAGGTGGAGAAGGTGATGACGCCGAGGGTTTTGTTGAGGGGTGGGTTGATCATTGAGCACCTCCGAGTTGGGCGGTGGTGTGGATTGCGGTAATACGAGGATCAAGCCTTTCAGAAACACTCATTGGTATAGCTCCCATTCTTCGAAGAGAGCTGCCCCATTCGTTTCCAGGCGAATGGGTGGCAGCTGTGCGCAGGCTGGAAACCGGGGGAATAGGCAAACCCGGCAGACTCGAAAGTCTCCCACGCACAGCCGCCATAACACGCATATGCTGGCACAAAAGTGGCGCCAGCGGTCGTGATAAATGGTGGCACCTGTGCGCCTATACCCACGGGTTTCCAGGCCCGGTCGCCTCATAAAGACGACGATCAGGACGGTAATCTGAAAGCGGGAGACCTGAAAGTATGCTTTTGTATGTACAGATTTCCGCTCCCGCGACCTTGGAGGCCCTGATATAAGCAACCTCAACTACCCACTTTGGGGTCGCTAGAAACCAGCTGACTTTTCCCACACCCACCATCGAACAAAGCCGACATCAACCTCTGATCCCCCCTCGTACGCTCACTCCCCCGCACAAGGAAGTGAGCCCGTCATGCCAGAACGCGCGTACCCCATCACCGAAGAGGACCAACTCAAACGGCGAATCCTGACTCCGCAGCCGAAGCGGGAGCCCTATTCGCCGCCGATAGATTTATTCGACTCAGCACCCGCCCCGGCGCCTTCGCCCGCAAAGCTTCCCGGCTGCGTGTTCACTAAACCCTGCCAACTGCCCGACGGCATCATTCGCTACAACAACCCCACCGGTTACGTACCGTTGGAGCTGATCAAGGATTACGGCCATTTCAGCCTGTTGGGTGGGCGCGAGGTGGACAGCCGAGGCGCGGTTGCTCTGCGCAAGATCAGCGGCAGTGCGCTGCCCGTTGGTTTGGGGCAATTGGCGTTGCGCTCAGCGGTGGTGGAGTCCGCAGTCGGCGCCGCTGGCACTTTGGCGGGTGGGCTGTTGGCGGGGTTAGTGGCGCTGGCTTGGCCGTCGGCGCTGGGTGATAGCGCGCTTTACAGCGAGGAGCAGTTGCGTTCGCTGCCACGGGCGCGGTCGCAGATGCGTTTGCATGTGGAGCAGCGTGAGGATGGCACGCTCAAGGGGTATGGGTTTTACACGGGCAACCATGCCGATTGGCAGATGATTGATGTGGTGCAGTTCCAAAGCCGTGGCGATCAGTTTGTGGCGGATTTGGGTGAGGGCGTGGAGCTGATCTGGACGCCTGCGGTTGATCGGGGCGACACGCTGGGTATTCCGGCGTTGGAGGCTGCGCCGCAAGCGCCGGTAATTTGGATTTACCCGCCGACGGAGAAGGCGGCGCAGATTCTGGTGAACCCGATTTATCCGCCGGAGTATCGGGATTTTATTCTGGTGTTCCCGGTGGAATCGGGGGTTCGGCCGCTGTATGTGGTGGTTAGCGTTCGGGCAGGAGACCACAAGTATCAACCGAGCCCACGGTTTTTAACTGCGTTTCCAGAGGCCGTACGTGCGCCGTCCAAATCCGGAGTCAAGGGCGGAGGCCACCTTAGGCCGCGCTGGAAGGATCCCCATGGCTATATCTACGAATGGGACTTCGAACGAGGTAAGGTCGAGAAGTACAACAAGCGAGGGAAGCATTTGGGTGAATTCGATCCTATAACAGGTGAACGAACCAAAGATGCAGAAGACAAGAGAAGGATAGACCCATGAATCACCTGATCTACGTAGTCCCAGCGGGGAGCGAGCATATTTCGACTGAGATCCCGCTCAACCTGAAAGCTGCCGACTTGCTGCCTATTATGGGTTGGGAGGACGAACACGAATGTGTTTATGACTACCTACTTACTCCCCAACAAATCGAAGGCATCGAAAAATTCACCTCATTGGTATTTCCAAAAAATGCGTCGCTGTATTTGGCATGCGACGCGTAATGGCCACACCACGCTAACTTTCCAAAGAGTCCAAGTTTGATGCGTAGAATTTCACTTTCAGAGAAAAAGCCCCTCCTCTACCGCTCAGTCAACACCCGAACCCATGATTTCTCCAAAAAATGCGTCGCTGTATTTGGCATGCGACGCGTAATGGCCACACCACGCTAACTTTCCAAAGAGTCCAAGTTTGATGCGTAGAATTTCACTTTCAGAGAAAAAGCCCCTCCTCTACCGCTCAGTCAACACCCGAACCCATGGTGTGCACCACGGTAGTCATTGCGCGTATCGCTATGAGCGGCATACCAAAAGTGAAAAAAGCTCACTGTCTAACCGTGGCTCAATGCACAGCCATCAACGACACGGTTTTGACTACACGCCACTATTGCGCTTTCTCCTGTCCAAAGTCGGCCAGCCGTGGGACAAGGTTTTCAGCGAAGCTAACGCTCGCCTGGATCGTACAGAGCCGGTGTTCTGGATGGTTGCGCTGCATGAAAGCGACAAAGACGAATATGTGCGATTAGGTGATTCCAGCTATTACAGCGGTTTGTGGGTCGACGCCGCAGGCCTCCTGCAAAAAGTTAACCCCCAACTGACATCCGAACAGATGACGCCAAATTGTAACTGCTGCACCCACACCTTCAACGGTGTGGTATTCCCGCAGGCTCCACGTTAAAACTCACCACCCGCACACAACCCGCCCTGCTCCAGGTTGTGCAACATCAACCGACAGCCGATCTTGCCCACGATCATGTCCACAATCGCCAAGCCCAAGCCCGCGCCATTGGCGTTATCGCGGCTGTAGAACCGTTCGAACAAGCGGCTCAGTTCGGCTTCATCAATCCCCGGGCCTTGGTCTTCCACGCTCAAGCAGTTAGCGCCAATCAGCACTTTCACTTCGCTGCCTGCCGGGGAAAAATTCAGCGCATTGGTTACCAGGTTCTGCAGCGCGATGGCCAGGGCCACCGGTTCGGTTTCCACCCAGCAATCTTCGTTGCCTTCCAGCACCAGCTCCACGCCCTTGTCCATCGCCAGTGGCGCCAGCTCAGCGAGTTCTTCGCGCACTAATTCCATCAGTTGCACGGGCTTGCACACGAGGTTGCTCAGGTGCGGTTCGATGCGCGCCATGGTCAGCAATTGGCTGCCAACCCGTGTCGCGCGGTCCACGCCCTTCACCAGAAAGTCCAACGCTTCGCGCCGTTGCTCCTCGGTGGCGGCGCTTTGGGCGTTTTGTGCATGGATGCGCAAGATGGCCAGCGGCGTGCGCAGTTCATGGGCAGCATCGGCGATAAACCGGCGTTCGCGTTCCAGCAGGTCATCCATGTGCACCAACAGCCGGTTCAGCGCGGTTTGCATGGGTTCCAGGTCGGAGGGCAGGGGCTTGAGGCTCAACGGTTGCAAGGCGTCGGTGTTGCGCCCACGAATCGCCAGCACCATGGCGCGCAGGGGTTTGAAGCCCCAGCCGATGGCCAGCCAGATCAGTACGGTCAGCAGCGGCACGCCGATCAAGGTGGGCCAGAGGGTGTGGCGCACGATGCGTTCGATCAGATCTTGGCGCATGTCGTCGCGCTCGCCCACCCAAATCAGCAGCCCCTGCTGTGGGTCAACGAGGAGGAAGGCGCACCAGTCGTTGCCGTCGTGGGTCAGGTCGTGGGCGCCGAGGTGGGTGGGCGGTGCATCGAGGATCGGCGCTTGGGCGGAGCGCACCAGGAGTTGGCCGTCGGTGCGCCATACCTGGAAGGTCAGCGGCGTTTCATAAGGGTGGGCGGCGCCGTCTTCGCCGATGCGGCTCATGGCGTGGTCGAAGGCTTGGTAGAGGCGGTCAAAGTCGGCCTCACCGAGGTCGCGTTGGCGCAGCACGCCTTGCAGCAGGCGGGCGCTTTGGGCCAGTTGGGCGTCGTAGACTTCTTCGATTTCGTGGTGGCTGTCGCGCAGCATCAGCCAGCAGATCAGGGCGTCGCCCAGCAGGATCAGCATCAGCACGGGAATAAGGATGCGCGCGCGAACCGAGTTCACAGTTTGAGCACCAGCACATAGCCAACACCGCGCACGGTGCGGATCAGCTCTGTGGATAACTTTTTGCGCAGGTTATGGATCAACACTTCCAACGTGTTGCTCTCAACCCGGTCCTGCCAACCATATAAAGCGCGGGCCAGGCGCTCGCGGGTCACGACTTTGCCAGGGCGCACCATCAGTTGGTGCAGCAGTTGGTATTCCATCGGGGTGAGGATGATGTCTGCGTCCTGGTAGCGCACTTGCTGGGTGGCGGGGTCGAGGCTGACGCCGGCGTGTTCCAGCATCGGTTGCGCGCGGCCCTGGCTGCGGCGCAACAGGGCGCGCACGCGGGCTTTGAGTTCTTCGACGTCGAAGGGTTTGATCAGGTAGTCGTCGGCGCCTGCGTCCAGCCCGGCGATGCGCTCGGTGGTGCCGTCGCGGGCGGTGAGGATCAGCACCGGCAAGTCGTGTTGCTCGGCGCGCAGTTGTTGCAGCAGGTCGAGGCCGTCGAGGCGTGGCAGGCCGAGGTCGAGCAGCAACAAATCGAAGCTTTCCGTGCGCAGGGCGTGTAGGGCGCTGAGGCCATCTTGCAGCCAATCCAGGGTGTAGCCTTCGGCGCCCAATGCCACGCGAATGCCCTGGCCGAGGGCACGATCATCTTCGACTAGGAGTAGGCGCATAGCAGATTCTCTGTAGGAAACGGCGGAATCATGCCGGTTCTGGTGCGGGCCCTTGCGGGAAAGATGTTACGCCACGTTGCCAACTAAGGTTGCGCTAAGGTTGGTTTTGCACTGTGAACCTTCCCACGTATGCAGAGAAATATTCCTGCGTTTATGGGACCAGGTACGGGACAACCTGTCGTTATCCATGCTCACCGGCCGCAGGAGCACCTGCCGGATGAACATGCGCACCAACTAAGGTTGCGCTAAGGTTGGTTTTGCACTGTGAACCTTCCCACGTATGCAGAGAAATATTCCTGCGTTTATGGGACCAGGTACGGGACAACCTGTCGTTATCCATGCTCACCGGCCGCAGGAGCACCTGCCGGATGAACATGCGCAGTTATCCTTTTTTCCGACAGGTTCTCTATGCGCCCCGTTTTACTGATCTGCAGCCTGCTAGGGGTCTTCATCGCCGCCTGGCTTAGCCATCCGCCCCATGTGCTGGCGCCCTTTGCCCAAGCGAGCCCGAACAATTCAAAGGTCGCGGCGGCGCCGCAATACATCAGCCGCTTCGTGTCCTCGCAACTCACCGACTTTGTGCACTCCTCCTCCGTCACCGCTCTGCCCGGCGGCGACTTGATGGCCGTGTGGTTTGCAGGTTCGCGCGAAGGCGCCGCCGATGTGCAAGTGCGCACCGCGCGGTTTGATGCGCGCAGCGGTGAATGGGGCGCCGAACAGGTGCTGGCCACGCGCGAAAGTACCCGCGACGGCACTCAGCGCTACATTCGCAAACTGGGTAACCCGGTGATTGCGCTGGGGCCGGATAAACGCCTGTGGATGTTTTACGTGTCGGTGTCGGTCGGCGGCTGGGCCACCAGTGCGATCAACGTGATGGTCTCGGAAGACCTCGGTGCGAACTGGTCAGCGCCTCGGCAATTGGTGACCTCGCCGTTCTTTAATATCAGCACCTTGGTGCGTGCCGCGCCGGTGTTTCACGCCGACGGTTCTATCGGCCTGCCGGTGTATCACGAGTTCATGGGCAAGTTTGCCGAGTACCTGTACTTGAGCGCCGACGGTGCGGTGATCGACAAATTCCGCATCAGCCGTGGCAAGAACTCTCTGCAACCGACCATCGTGGCGCAGGATGGCCTGCGCGCCGTGGCGATGTTGCGCTATGCCGGTGACACCTATCACCGCGTGCTCGCCAGCCGCACCATTGACGCCGGCCAAACCTGGAGCGAGCCGTACCCGCTGGAGCCGGCCAACCCCAACTCATCGCTGGCGGCGGTGGCCACCCGGGACGACGGTTTGTTGGTCGCCCTCAACGACCTGCAAGACGGCCGCTTCAAGCTCAGCCTTTACGGCACCGATGCCCAGTTCAGCCAATGGCGTACGGTGATAGAGCTGGACCAGTCGCCCGACCCGCTCGGCCAGCCGTTCGCCCATGAGGCCTACAAAGAAATCATCGGCGAAGGCTTCCGCGCCTCCAGTGGTGCCCAGCGCCTGCCGCTGGAGCAGCGCTTTCTGAGCAACCTGGATTACCGCGTGTGCAAACCCAGTGGCTGCGATTTTGAGTACGAGTACCCGTACTTCAGCCGCAGCCCGGACGGCATGTACCACTTGGTGTACTCGTGGAATAACACCTTTATCAAACATGTCAGCTTCAACGAAGCCTGGCTGGCGGAGCATTTGTAATGGTTTCTGTGTGGCAAGCCCATTTGAGTTTTGTGCTGCTGGGGTTTGTGGCGTTGTGTGCCCTGCGCTTTACCGCACCGTGGCGGCCGTGGCTGCTGCCGGTGTTGGTGGTGCTGAGCTTTATCCCGGTGAATGAACTGCCCTTGGCGGCGTATGTGCGCAGCTTTACCGATGACCTGGCCATCAGCACCTTGGTGTTGCTGGCGTGGGTGGGGCTGTGCCGGTTGGGCGTGGTGCAGCCGGTTACTCGTCAACATCAGCTGCAACTGCTGGTGCTGTTTGGCGTGCTGAGCCTGCTGTTGTACCCCGCCACGCTGGGCCTGACGTATTACGACCCGTACCGCTGGGGCTTCAACCCTCGGCCGATGATTGTGCTGGTGGGCGCGGCGGCGCTGTTGATGCTGTGGCTGCGCAATGCGCTGGCGGTGTGGATGCTGGCGCTGGGCACCCTGGCGTTCGCGTTGCGGCTCAAGGCGTCGGAGAACTATTGGGATTACTTGGTCGATCCGCTCTTGACGGGCTACTGCATAGTCGCAGGATCCTGGCTGCTGGTAAAAGCAGCCTGGAAATACCCGAGCCGAGCAAGACAAGGTGGCTGACACTCCGTCATCGCGGGCAAGCCCGCTCCCACATTTGCCCTATGTAGTTTTTGAAATTGGGAAGAGTCAATGATGGGTGTGTTGCAATCACGCCGCCTGCGCTACGGCGTGGGCGCGATCGGGTTGGTGTTTGTGTTGCTGGCCGCTTTGCGGCTGGTATTTTTAATAAGCTTTTCCGGCCTTGCTCTTAACACCCCGGCGCTGCTGGAAACCCTGGGCATCGGCTTGCGTTTCGACCTGCGCCTGGCGGTGTTGATCCTGCTGCCGCTGGCGCTGCTGGCCTGGTTCCCGCGCTGGAACCTCACCACCCTGCCCGCCTTGCGCTGGCTGGCGCGCGGCTATCTGGTCGTAGCCCTGGCCGTAGTCGGCCTGGTGTACATCATCGACTTCGGCCATTACGCCTACCTTGGCGTGCGCATCAATGCGACGGTGTTGCGCTACCTGCAAGACGCACAGATTTCGCAACAGATGGTGTGGGAAACCTACCCGGTGCTGTGGATAACCGCCTGTTGGCTGGCCGCCGTGGCGCTGTGGGTGTGGGCGTTGGTGTGCCTGGAGCGATTGACCCTGGATCGCGAAGCCAAAACCATCGGCAAGTGGGCGGTGGCGTCTGTGGCCGTGGTCGGCGTTGTCGCCGTGCTGCTGGCCCTGCTCGGCCGCGTGGCCAACCTCAACCTGGAAAACCCGGTGCCGCTGCGCTGGAGCGATGCGTTCTTTTCCGGCAACAGCCAGGTCGCCGCCGTGGGCCTGAACCCGGTGCTGTTTTTGTACGACACGCTCAAGGTTGGCCAATCGCAATTCGATGAAGCCAAAGTGCGCGACCATTACCCGCAGGTTGCGCAGTATTTAGGCGTTGCTCAGCCCGATCCCAAGCAACTGAATTTCACCCGCGAGCAAGGCGTGCAGCCCTATCGCCTGCAAGGCGAGCGCCCGCCCAATGTGATCTTCGTGATGCTCGAGTCCCTAGGCACCAGCGCCGTGGGTGCCTACGGCAACCCGCTGAACCCCACGCCGAACCTGGACAAACTGGCGACGCAAAGCTGGTTCTTCAAACACTTCTACGTGCCCGTCACCGGCACTGCCAAAACCGTGTGGGCAAGCATCACCGGGGTGCCCGATGTCACGCGCCAGGAGACCGCCACGCGCAACCCGCTGATCACGCGGCAACACACGCTGATCAACGCGTTCGAGGGCTACCAGAAGTTCTACATGATCAACGGCAACGCCGGCTGGGCGAATATCAATGCGCTGATTCGTCAGAGCAT contains the following coding sequences:
- a CDS encoding LTA synthase family protein, with the translated sequence MGVLQSRRLRYGVGAIGLVFVLLAALRLVFLISFSGLALNTPALLETLGIGLRFDLRLAVLILLPLALLAWFPRWNLTTLPALRWLARGYLVVALAVVGLVYIIDFGHYAYLGVRINATVLRYLQDAQISQQMVWETYPVLWITACWLAAVALWVWALVCLERLTLDREAKTIGKWAVASVAVVGVVAVLLALLGRVANLNLENPVPLRWSDAFFSGNSQVAAVGLNPVLFLYDTLKVGQSQFDEAKVRDHYPQVAQYLGVAQPDPKQLNFTREQGVQPYRLQGERPPNVIFVMLESLGTSAVGAYGNPLNPTPNLDKLATQSWFFKHFYVPVTGTAKTVWASITGVPDVTRQETATRNPLITRQHTLINAFEGYQKFYMINGNAGWANINALIRQSIDGVQLFDESYWRSPRVDVWGISDLDLFKEGDQLLRAVPKDQPFFAYVQTSGNHRPFTIPKQNDGFQVHDVTLEQAQAAGSRSVEQYNAVRLLDFNIGRLMDIAKAGGWYDNSIFVFFGDHNTRISQIPHMAPAFEQLGLESNNVPMLIHAPGLQPRVIEEAVGLADLLPTVAGMAGIPFRNGAMGRDIQQPAPEGERVVPLVLHEGTFPIIGGVTKDFLLQMQHDGSLPTLHDLASQTPRDDVAEQHPEEFQRLQGLTRGLHESARLMLFKNVRE